Proteins encoded within one genomic window of Trichomycterus rosablanca isolate fTriRos1 chromosome 7, fTriRos1.hap1, whole genome shotgun sequence:
- the npm2a gene encoding nucleoplasmin-2a — MTTCITEDVSITSAGLSDVTSSSSISDRVCVHWGCELSSAQTTVVFKAEDDLLENQFFIKTICLSAEAGKEMHVVAVSDGVGDSKPVPIATLSHCMPMVSFPALELIPPVTFSLCAGKGPIFISGQHITLNPTEITEDEDGEGLEDEDLAD, encoded by the exons ATGACCACCTGCATCACTGAGGATGTCTCCATAACGTCAGCTGGACTGTCGGATGTAACCAGTTCATCTTCCATTTCTGATAGAGTCTGTGTACACTGGG GATGTGAGCTCAGTTCTGCTCAGACTACAGTTGTATTTAAGGCTGAGGATGATCTACTGGAGAATCAATTCTTTATCAAAACG ATATGCCTTAGTGCAGAGGCAGGCAAAGAAATGCATGTAGTCGCTGTATCTGATGGTGTTGGAGACTCCAAGCCTGTCCCGATTGCTACCTTAAGTCACTGTATGCCCATG GTCAGTTTCCCAGCCTTGGAGCTTATTCCACCTGTTACCTTCAGTCTGTGTGCAGGAAAAGGGCCGATATTCATCTCAGGTCAACATATCACAT TAAATCCCACTGAAATAACTGAGGATGAGGATGGAGAAGGCTTGGAGGATGAAGATTTAGCAGACTGA